GAAAACCTTTTCAAAACCAAATCTGGCCGAAAGTTCCTTATCCAGATGTTTTACCTTACTGTAATCGCCGTCAAAAAGCTCAAGGAAGCTTGCAGCCGTACCGGTAGTTCCTTTAACACCACGGAATCTAAGTGTATCAAGGAAAAACTCGAGTTCTTCAAAATCTAAAATTAAGGACTGCAACCATAGTGTGGCACGTTTGCCAACCGTGGTAAGTTGCGCAGGCTGAAAATGGGTGAAACCCAACGTAGGCAACTCGTTATACTGAATGGCAAAATCTGAAAGATTCTTGATGACGTTGATAAGTTTTTTCTTTAAGATCAACAGTCCGTCACGGATTTGGATAAGGTCGGTATTATCTCCTACAAATGCGGAAGTGGCGCCCAGATGAATAATGCCTTTTGCTGAAGGTGCGGCGTCGCCGTAGGTGTGCACATGCGCCATCACATCGTGCCGAAACTTTTTCTCGTAGGCTGCGGCCTTCTCATAATCAATGTTCTCAGCGTTGTCTTTCAGCTCCTGTATTTGGCTTTCCGTAATATCCAGGCCCAGGTCTTTCTGTATTTCTGCCAGTGCGATCCAGAGTTTGCGCCAGGTTCGGAACTTATTATTGTGGGAGAAATTAAAAGCATCTCCTCACTGGAATAACGTTCTTCCAATGGGTTTTTGTAGGAATTCATTTTTTCTTTTTACTTATTAGATGCACAAATTTAGATAAATTATTATTTTATTCCTTGGAAATTAAAGTATTGAGGGTAAAAATTTAGTAAACCCTTTGGTAATCCGTCGTTCCGTTATTTTTAATGGATTACTTTTTGATGAAAACATTAGAAAAGAATATGAACTTCGAAGAACTTCACCGTCAGCAGCAGACTTTTTTCAATACGCAGAAAACCAAAAATCTAAAATTCAGGAAAAGATCTCTTGAAAAACTGCGGGATGTGATACTGGCCAACGAAGCTTTTTTATATGACGCAATCTACGCGGATTTTGGCAAATCACGGTTTGATACGTACACGACGGAGATCTCTTTCATCCTCAGAGACATCAGTTATTATCTTAAAAATCTAAACGCTTTCGCAAAACCACAAAAAGTTAAAACCAATCTCGCCAACCAGTTCGGTAACAGTAAAATCTACCATGAACCATTGGGAAACACACTGATTATCGGTGCGTGGAACTATCCTTATCAACTTTCGCTTTCGCCTATGGTTGCCGCTATGGCCGCCGGTAACACCTGCATCGTGAAACCCAGTGAGGTGGCAGAAAATACGATGAAAGCCATGGCAAAGATCATTAATGAAAACTTCCCTCCCGAATATCTATTTGTTGTCGAAGGTGGAATACCCGAAATCACCGAGATCCTGAAATTGAAATTTGATAAAATCTTCTTCACCGGAAGTACGAAAGTGGGGCAAACCGTATATGAGGCCGCTGCAAAGCATCTCACGCCCGTAACGCTGGAACTTGGCGGTAAAAGCCCGTGTATTGTAACAGCGAGTTGTGACTATGAGTTGGCGGCTAAGAGGATCGTGTGGGGTAAATTCTTGAATGGTGGGCAAACCTGCGTGGCGCCGGATTATCTTTTGGTCGATGAAAAAATTAAGGACAGCTTTCTGGATGCGTTGAAATCGCAAATTATCAAATTCAATTATCTGCCTGAATCTGAACACTATACCAAGATAATCAATGAAAGAAATTTCCAAAGGATCGTAAATCTCATCGAACAGGAAAAAGTGTTTTTTGGTGGTACTTACGATGCAGAAAAAAGATACATCAGCCCTACGATCTTGCAGGATGTGACATGGGACGACGCGGTGATGCAGGAAGAAATCTTCGGACCGGTGTTGCCTGTCCTTACATTCTCGGGCTTCAGCGAGGCGCTTCATCAGATTTCAATGCGAGATAAACCTTTGGCTGCCTATCTTTTCAGTACTGATAAAGATGATAAGGAACAGTTTGTGAATAAGATATCTTTCGGTGGCGGGTGTATAAATGATGTCATCATGCATCTGAGCAATGATTATCTGCCATTCGGTGGTGTAGGAAAATCCGGGATTGGCAATTACCACGGTAAATTTGGCTTCGAAGCCTTTTCACATAAAAAAGCCATACTTGACCGTGCCACTTGGGGAGAACCCGACCTCAAATACCCACCATACACGGAGAAAAAACTATCTTGGATAAAGAAATTGATGTAAAAAAAAATCCCGCAAGCGGGATTTTTAATTTTATGATTTAACGGTCCATTTCAGCAGGAAATCCTTTACTTTCTCAATACTGTAGCCCTTGCCTTCTTCCAGCACGGCAGAATCTTGGGTATGGATCATTTTGCCGTCTTTGTCCAAAACAACAAATACAGGATAACCGAATTTTGCTCCTGGGTTGTCATATTTTGCGAAAACTTTTTCATTCTTGTTTTCTGGCGAAAAATTCAGGTGATAGTACAGGTAATTTTCATCTACGATCTGTTTCAGCTCCGGTGTGGTTTCTACAAACTGATTGAAACGCAAACACCAGATACACCAGTTTCCGCCGGCCTGTAAAATGATGTTCTTATTTTCTGCCTTGGCCTTTTTTACCAACTCTTCGATCTTCTGGGCAGCATCTTCGGTCGGGTTATAAGGCTTTGGTAGTTTTGCCCTTTCTTCAGCGGCCTTTTTTTTAGCCTCAGCTACAGCTTCCGTTTCGGTGGTAGTCGTGGTTTGTGCGCCAGCCAGTCCTGCGATCAATAAAACCGAGAGCGCAAGTATTTTCATTTTAGTATTCATGCGTTTGTATAATGATTTGCCGTGCAAAATAACGAAAATAAGCAACAATCATCACGTTAATAATTGCTAAATTTGCGCGTTTATGAATTTTTTATTTAAAATTATCCTGTTAATTTCCAGGCTTCCGCTTTGGGTTCATTATCTTTTTTCAGATTTCATATTTGTCATCATTTATTATGTGGTAGGTTACCGTAAAAAAGTGGTGACAGCGAACCTGCAAAACTCATTTCCAGAGAAAAAACCGGAAGAACTACGGAAGATCCGCCGTCATTTTTATCGCAACTTTGGCGATTATATTGTTGAAATGGTAAAATCCTTCACCATTTCTTCCACCGAACTCCGTGTACGTGTACAACACCTTAATCAGGATATCTTTCATCAGGCAAAAGCAGAAAACAAAAACGTCATTCTGCTTGCCGGCCACGTTTTTAACTGGGAATGGTTCAGCGCACTCGCCACTATCCTACCGCAGGAGAAAAGTTTCCCTGTCTATCGCAAGGTCCAGAGCAAATTCTGGGAGTCCCATGTCTTGAAGATACGTAACCGGTTCGGTAATCAAGCCATCGAAGCCAAAGAAGTCGTTAGGCATATTTTCCGGAATGAAAACGACGGAGACTCGGTTTATATGTTCGTGGCCGACCAAACGCCACATGTCTCTGAAGTATCTTTCGGGCTGGATTTCCTTAATCAAAAAACCCCCGTCTTCATTGGTTATGATAAACTTTCCACCCGTATGGATTTGGCTTTCGTATATTGTGAGATGAAGAAAGTAAAGCGTGGTTTCTATCAAATTAATTATCAGCGCATTTACCCGGACGGGGAGAGATTTGAAGAGTTTGAAGTCGTGAAGAAATTCCATAAGTTACTCGAAAACACGATCAATAAAAGGCCCGACAATTATCTTTGGTCGCATCGCCGCTGGAAGTATCAGCATGCCATAAAAGTCATTGATACAGAAACTAATCCCTAAAACAACGTGAAAACAGCAATAGCCATCCTGAACTGGAACGGAAGACATTGGTTGGAGCAGTTTCTGCCCTCGGTAGTCCAGTATTCCGGTGAGGCAAAAATCTATGTGATTGATAATGACTCTACCGATGATTCTATAGACTTCCTTACACGGAATTTTCCGGATGTGAAGATTATTCGCAACCCTACAAACGCAGGTTTTGCAGGTGGTTATAATGAAGGGCTGCAACATGTGGAAGCAGATATTTACTGCCTGCTGAACTCTGACGTTGAAGTTACTGAAAACTGGCTACAACCTGTTCTTGAATTGTTTAAAAATCATGAAATCGCAGCAGTTCAGCCTAAAATCCGTGATTATAACCGCCGTGATTATTTTGAATTTGCGGGTGCTGGTGGTGGACTTATTGATAATTTGGGTTATCCCTATTGCCGTGGCAGAATTTTCGAACAGATTGAAAAAGATTATGGCCAATATGATGATGAAACCGAGATCTTTTGGGCTTCGGGCTGTTGCTTTTTTATCCGCTCTGAGGCTTTTTGGGCGCAGAATGGTTTTGATGAACGTTTTTTTGCCCATCAAGAAGAAATCGACCTTTGTTGGCGCTTGAAAAATACAGGCTGGAAAATTTATTACACCGGCAAATCAACGGTATATCATGTGGGCGGCGGCACCCTTCAAAAACAAAGTGCCAGAAAAACCTTCCTAAACATACGGAATAATTTTTCAATGCTGCTAAAAAACCTGCCTTTCCCGCAACTGCTATATGTTATCTTCTTTAGGTTGATCCTGGATGCGGCCAGCGCTTTTTATTTTGGATTTAAATTGGGATTCCCACACTTTTTAGCAGTGCTTAAAGCGCATTTTTCCTTCTACCAGCATATACCGGGCACCTTGAAACGCCGGCAGAAGAAGCAGGAAAAGAATTATTACCAAACCAAATGGCTGATATTCAAACATTTTCTTTGATGTTTTATACATGGCGATTAAGCGTATTTAAATTATATTTGTTTACTATAAATTTTCTATGGAATTACTCATAATAGTGTTGCTGGTACTGTTAAATGGCATTTTCTCAATGTCTGAAATGTCCTTGGTTTCTTCCCGCCGGTTTAAACTTGAAAACGCAAGAAAAAAAGGAAGCAGCGGCGCAAAAAAAGCGATAGAACTTTCTGAAAACCCCACGAAATTTCTATCTACGGTACAGATTGGCATTACGCTTATCGGTATCTTGCTCGGGGTGTATTCCGGGGAGAATCTTACCAATGATTTCCAGCTTTTTTTAAGTCAGTTCCCTTCAATAGCGGCGTATTCCAAACCATTGGCGACCACAGGTCTGGTGATTTTCATTACTTTCCTCTCCATACTATTGGGCGAACTGCTACCGAAACGTATTGCGATGACCTATCCTGAACGCATCATTACCATGGTTTCTAAGCCTATGGACATCCTGAGTAAAATTACCTCACCGTTCGTCTGGCTTCTTACCACTTCGAACAATTTAGTATTGAAACTGTTAGGAATCCATAATTCAACTGACAGCACAGTGACCGAAGAGGAAATTAAATCCATCGTGAAAGAAAGCGCGCAGTTCGGGCAAATTGATGAGATAGAACATAATATTGTTGAGCGCGTTTTTGAGCTTGGCGACCGAAAAGTGAATACCCTGCTCACACACCGTACATCCATCACTTTTTTCAACATCCACGACAGTCTGGAGGTGATTTTAGAAAAAATAAAAGACGAAAAGCATGCTGCCTAACCCTGTCACAAGCCATAACAATCTTGATGAGATCCTGGGTATTGTGCTACTGAAAGACCTTTTCCCGTTGGAGGATACGCAGGATTTCAATCTGAATAAATATCTTCGGCAACCGGTGTATGTGAACGAAAATTATTTCGCCTATAAAGTACTGGAACTCTTTAAGAAAGAAAAAAACCATTACGGAATCGTGATTGATGAATACGGAAATACCGTAGGCATGATAACCATGGATGATGTGTTGGACGCGCTTGTGGGCGATATGATGAATGACGATGAGTTTGATTATCGGATCACCGTACGCGATGAGAACTCTTGGCTTGCGGATGGGCAAGTACCTATCGTAGAATTTTTGAAATACTTTGACCTTAGTTACGAGTTTGATAATAAAGATAATTACACCACCATTGTGGGCTTCTTCCTCAGAGACCATCACACCGTGGCAGAGATCGGGCAGAAAGTTACCATAGAAGACCTTGAACTTGAAATCATCGATAAAGACGGGCAACGCGTCGACAAAATTTTAATCACCCGAAAAAACCCTGAAATCATCGTTTAGGGGAAAGCATCAAACTTCATTTATGTTAGACTTCTGTGCCATAGATTTTGAGACCGCAACCCACGAGCGGCATTCTGCCTGCGAAATGGGGATTTGCGTGGTAGAGAATGGCGAAATCGTTCAGACCAAAACCTGGCTCATCAAGCCGCCGAGTTTTCCTTATTTTAATCCCCGCAATGTGGCCGTACACGGTATCACCCCCGAAGATGTGGCCGTTGCTCCTACGTTTGATGAAATCTGGCACGAAGCGCAAGACCTGATGTACGGTAATCTGATGATTGCGCATAATGCCTCTTTCGATGCCGGTGTATTGCGCAGCTGTTTGGATTACTATGGTTTCTTTAAACCAAGACTAAACTATCTCTGCAGCATTTCGATCGCTAAAAAATCCTGGAAAAATCTTTCTAAATACGGCTTAAAACCATTGGCAGAGCAGCATGCCATCCATTTTAACCATCACCGAGCAGGAGATGATGCGGAAGTTTGTGCTAAACTATCACTACTTGCCTTCCAGAACTTAATGGTTACCCGTAATGATGAAGTGCATGACGTTATGAAGAAAAACATGAAAGTTCTTTAGCATGAAGAAAAACTAACACACCGATGGATTTAGTGTTTGTAAACTGTCTAATTACTTAGAATCTCGGCCACAAGATTAAATTTCGGGATCTCTATCTCTAAAGACGCTTTTGTCTGCTGATGAGTACAGTAATAATAACCACTCATACTGCCAACCCCCGAGCGCAATACGACGTTAGAGAAATATTTGAAACTCTCACCGGGCGCAATTTCGGGCGTCAGGCCAATCACGCCATCACCTTCTACTACAGTATATCCGAAACCCACATCATAGATTAACCATTTTCGTTTCAGCAGTAGTACAGGGTGATCGCTAAGGTTTTCGATGGTGATATGGTAGCGGAACACAAAACGGTTCTCTGATGGGAAACTGTTTTTGGCGTCATATTCCGGGTAAACAGAAACTTTAATGTCGAAGGTAATTATAGAGAACATATCAGCTTGTTTGGTTTGCTGAATACAAAAATCCCGCCTTTTCGGGCAGGATTTCATAATTTTTATAAATCAGTAATTTGCTTACAGCTCAAGTGCCTTACGCTCATCACCACCCATTAGGATTTCCACTGGGTTGTCGATCGCTTCTTTTACAGCTACCAGGAAGCCTACAGACTCACGGCCGTCAATGATACGGTGGTCATAGGATAATGCCACATACATCATCGGACGAATCACCACTTGCCCATCAACCGCTACCGGACGCTGAATGATATTGTGCATCCCTAGAATCGCAGATTGTGGCGGATTGATGATTGGCGTAGAAAGCATTGAGCCAAATACCCCACCGTTGGTAATGGTAAAGGTCCCACCAGTCATTTCATCTACACTGATATTGCCTTCGCGTACCTTGTCAGCAAGCGATTTAATATTGGCCTCTACCCCTCTGAAAGTCATGTTTTCCGCATTTCTGAGGATTGGCACCATCAGTCCTTTCGGACCAGAAACCGCGATTGAGATATCACAGAATTCGTAATTGTTTTTGAAGTCTCCATCGATGGAAGCATTTACATCCGGGTACATCTGTAACGCTCTGGTCACCGCTTTGGTGAAGAATGACATAAAGCCAAGTCCCACGCCATGCTTCTGCGCGAATTCATCTTTATATTGCTTTCTTATCCTGAAGATTTCAGACATGTCCACTTCATTGAAAGTCGTAAGCATCGCTGTCTCATTCTTAACAGAGACAAGTCTTGCTGCCAGTTTCCGTCTCAGCATTGAAAGTTTAGTCTTAGATATGGCTCTGGAGCCTCCTGTGGAAGATGCGGAACCCATTGCCGGAACAGCTGCGGTTTCTGCATCCTGCTTGGTAATTCGGCCGTCTCTTCCCGAACCTGAAACCTGTGCGGCATCAACCCCTTTTTCATCAAGGATTTTCTTTGCTGCAGGCGAAGGTGTACCAGTAGCATAAGAGGCAGGTTTCTCTGCTTTTTGCTCTTGGATGATAGCTGGTTTTTCCACTACTTTTTCTTCGGCTTTCGGTGCTTCCGCGTTCTCGGTTTTTGGTGCCGAAGATTCTTCTGGTTTATCAGCAGACATATCAATCAGGCAAACGACCTGCCCAACCTGCACCACATCTCCTTCTTCCGCTTTCAGGGTAATGATTCCACTTTGTTCCGCCGGCAGCTCCAGCGTAGCTTTATCTGAATCTACCTCTGCAATAGGCTGATCTTTTTCAACAAAATCGCCGTCCTTTACCAGCCAAGATGCGATTTCAACTTCGGTAATCGATTCTCCCGGAGACGGGACTTTCATTTCTAATATTGACATCGGGTTTATTTATTTAATTGTTATTCTAAAATTTATTATGCGGTTACCGGGCGTTTCGCAGGTGCATCATTACAGTCAAAAACCTGGTTGATTACATTGTTCTGGTTACGCTCAAACATCTTGTGACTTCCCGGAGCCGGTGAACCACTGGCTACCGGCGCAATGACCTGAATACCTGTATCGCGAAGGTTACGCAGGATATATGCCCAAGCGCCCATGTTTTCCGGTTCTTCCTGTACCCAAAGCAGTTGCTTTTTGGCGGCATATTTCGCAAGGATTCCATCAAGGGTATCTTTATGTAGCGGGTAAAGTTGCTCTAGTCTTACCAAAGCTACATTATCGCAGTTCAGTTCTTCTTTTTTAGCCAACAGCTCATAATAGATTTTACCCGAACACAGCACGAGTTTTTCAACTTTCTCAGGAGTTGCTGTATGGTCATCAATTACGGGCTGGAATGATCCTGAAGCGAAATCCTCCAGCGGAGAGACTACTTTCGGATGTCTTAATAATGATTTTGGACTCATCACTACAAGAGGCTTACGGAACTTCCATTTCAACTGTCTTCTGAGCAAATGGAAATAGTTAGCTGGCGTAGTAGCATTGGCCACAGTCATATTCTCATTGGCACAAAGCCCAAGGAATCTTTCGAGCCTTGCCGAAGAGTGCTCTGCTCCCTGGCCTTCGAAACCGTGTGGAAGCAGCATGACCAAACCATTCTGGATTTTCCATTTTTCTTCAGCTGCTGCCAGATATTGGTCTACGATAATCTGTGCGCCATTTACGAAGTCACCGAACTGTGCTTCCCAGATGGTGAGCGTTCTTGGCGATGCCATCGCGTATCCGTAATCAAAGCCTAAGACACCATATTCAGAGAGGTGTGAGTTAAAGATATCGAAGCGGCTTTCAGAAATCTGTCTCAGCGGGATGTACTCTTCCTCAGTATCTTCGGTCTTAACTACCGCATGACGGTGAGAGAAGGTACCGCGTTCTACATCTTCACCCGAGATCCGCACATTGTTGCCTTCGGTAAGGAGTGTGGCGTATGCCAACCACTCACCAAGTGCCCAATCAAGGGAGTTGGCTTCAATCATTTTTTTACGGTTCTCGAATAGACGTGTAATCTTGTTGATGAATTTTTTATCTGAAGGCAGTGTAGACATTTCCACTGCTAGCGCCTTAAGCCTATCCAAGTCAAAACCTGTATCTACCTGCTGCAACATTTCGCCGCGCGGCGCCATCGCATAATCCTTCCAGTCATCAGCCATGAAGATATCCATGGTATTACGCTCAATTCCTTTAGAGGCATCAAAATCAGCATCAAGCAGTGTTTTGAATTCCGTCTCCATCTTTTTAAGGATCTCGTCGGACACAATGCCTTCTTTTATGAGTTTTTCCTTGTAGATTTCTCTCGGGTTAGGGTGTTTAGAAATGGTTTTAT
This DNA window, taken from Chryseobacterium sp. 6424, encodes the following:
- a CDS encoding transporter associated domain-containing protein: MLPNPVTSHNNLDEILGIVLLKDLFPLEDTQDFNLNKYLRQPVYVNENYFAYKVLELFKKEKNHYGIVIDEYGNTVGMITMDDVLDALVGDMMNDDEFDYRITVRDENSWLADGQVPIVEFLKYFDLSYEFDNKDNYTTIVGFFLRDHHTVAEIGQKVTIEDLELEIIDKDGQRVDKILITRKNPEIIV
- a CDS encoding 3'-5' exonuclease, whose amino-acid sequence is MLDFCAIDFETATHERHSACEMGICVVENGEIVQTKTWLIKPPSFPYFNPRNVAVHGITPEDVAVAPTFDEIWHEAQDLMYGNLMIAHNASFDAGVLRSCLDYYGFFKPRLNYLCSISIAKKSWKNLSKYGLKPLAEQHAIHFNHHRAGDDAEVCAKLSLLAFQNLMVTRNDEVHDVMKKNMKVL
- a CDS encoding thioredoxin family protein — its product is MKILALSVLLIAGLAGAQTTTTTETEAVAEAKKKAAEERAKLPKPYNPTEDAAQKIEELVKKAKAENKNIILQAGGNWCIWCLRFNQFVETTPELKQIVDENYLYYHLNFSPENKNEKVFAKYDNPGAKFGYPVFVVLDKDGKMIHTQDSAVLEEGKGYSIEKVKDFLLKWTVKS
- a CDS encoding lysophospholipid acyltransferase family protein, with translation MNFLFKIILLISRLPLWVHYLFSDFIFVIIYYVVGYRKKVVTANLQNSFPEKKPEELRKIRRHFYRNFGDYIVEMVKSFTISSTELRVRVQHLNQDIFHQAKAENKNVILLAGHVFNWEWFSALATILPQEKSFPVYRKVQSKFWESHVLKIRNRFGNQAIEAKEVVRHIFRNENDGDSVYMFVADQTPHVSEVSFGLDFLNQKTPVFIGYDKLSTRMDLAFVYCEMKKVKRGFYQINYQRIYPDGERFEEFEVVKKFHKLLENTINKRPDNYLWSHRRWKYQHAIKVIDTETNP
- a CDS encoding glycosyltransferase family 2 protein, which gives rise to MKTAIAILNWNGRHWLEQFLPSVVQYSGEAKIYVIDNDSTDDSIDFLTRNFPDVKIIRNPTNAGFAGGYNEGLQHVEADIYCLLNSDVEVTENWLQPVLELFKNHEIAAVQPKIRDYNRRDYFEFAGAGGGLIDNLGYPYCRGRIFEQIEKDYGQYDDETEIFWASGCCFFIRSEAFWAQNGFDERFFAHQEEIDLCWRLKNTGWKIYYTGKSTVYHVGGGTLQKQSARKTFLNIRNNFSMLLKNLPFPQLLYVIFFRLILDAASAFYFGFKLGFPHFLAVLKAHFSFYQHIPGTLKRRQKKQEKNYYQTKWLIFKHFL
- a CDS encoding aldehyde dehydrogenase; the protein is MNFEELHRQQQTFFNTQKTKNLKFRKRSLEKLRDVILANEAFLYDAIYADFGKSRFDTYTTEISFILRDISYYLKNLNAFAKPQKVKTNLANQFGNSKIYHEPLGNTLIIGAWNYPYQLSLSPMVAAMAAGNTCIVKPSEVAENTMKAMAKIINENFPPEYLFVVEGGIPEITEILKLKFDKIFFTGSTKVGQTVYEAAAKHLTPVTLELGGKSPCIVTASCDYELAAKRIVWGKFLNGGQTCVAPDYLLVDEKIKDSFLDALKSQIIKFNYLPESEHYTKIINERNFQRIVNLIEQEKVFFGGTYDAEKRYISPTILQDVTWDDAVMQEEIFGPVLPVLTFSGFSEALHQISMRDKPLAAYLFSTDKDDKEQFVNKISFGGGCINDVIMHLSNDYLPFGGVGKSGIGNYHGKFGFEAFSHKKAILDRATWGEPDLKYPPYTEKKLSWIKKLM
- the apaG gene encoding Co2+/Mg2+ efflux protein ApaG, which produces MFSIITFDIKVSVYPEYDAKNSFPSENRFVFRYHITIENLSDHPVLLLKRKWLIYDVGFGYTVVEGDGVIGLTPEIAPGESFKYFSNVVLRSGVGSMSGYYYCTHQQTKASLEIEIPKFNLVAEILSN
- a CDS encoding hemolysin family protein codes for the protein MELLIIVLLVLLNGIFSMSEMSLVSSRRFKLENARKKGSSGAKKAIELSENPTKFLSTVQIGITLIGILLGVYSGENLTNDFQLFLSQFPSIAAYSKPLATTGLVIFITFLSILLGELLPKRIAMTYPERIITMVSKPMDILSKITSPFVWLLTTSNNLVLKLLGIHNSTDSTVTEEEIKSIVKESAQFGQIDEIEHNIVERVFELGDRKVNTLLTHRTSITFFNIHDSLEVILEKIKDEKHAA
- a CDS encoding 2-oxoglutarate dehydrogenase E1 component, translated to MDKFSFLNAAHSQLIEDLYQQYLKYPDSLEPSWKAFFQGFDFALENYGDEHEPAVATVAPVVQAATQAASQGQVPDEIKKEFKVLNLIEAYRHRGHLFTNTNPVRARRNYEPTLAIENFGLSQSDLGVKFNSAIETGLSEAATLQEIINHLEKIYCESVGVEYMHINKVEEKTFIRKWLQVNENQPQLTTEEKTEILQKLNQAVAFENYLHTKFVGQKRFSLEGGECLIPALDQLISRSSQLGVDEVVLGMAHRGRLNVLTNIFGKSYKQIFSEFEGKEFEEDVFSGDVKYHLGSSKVVKTASGEEVAINLTPNPSHLETVAALVEGICRAKVDDKYKDYKKVLPIVIHGDGAIAGQGIVYEIAQMMTLDGYKTGGTIHIVINNQVSFTTNYLDARSSTYCTDIAKVTESPVMHVNADDVEAVVYAMKFAADFRAEFGKDVYIDLLGYRKYGHNEGDEPRFTQPNLYKTISKHPNPREIYKEKLIKEGIVSDEILKKMETEFKTLLDADFDASKGIERNTMDIFMADDWKDYAMAPRGEMLQQVDTGFDLDRLKALAVEMSTLPSDKKFINKITRLFENRKKMIEANSLDWALGEWLAYATLLTEGNNVRISGEDVERGTFSHRHAVVKTEDTEEEYIPLRQISESRFDIFNSHLSEYGVLGFDYGYAMASPRTLTIWEAQFGDFVNGAQIIVDQYLAAAEEKWKIQNGLVMLLPHGFEGQGAEHSSARLERFLGLCANENMTVANATTPANYFHLLRRQLKWKFRKPLVVMSPKSLLRHPKVVSPLEDFASGSFQPVIDDHTATPEKVEKLVLCSGKIYYELLAKKEELNCDNVALVRLEQLYPLHKDTLDGILAKYAAKKQLLWVQEEPENMGAWAYILRNLRDTGIQVIAPVASGSPAPGSHKMFERNQNNVINQVFDCNDAPAKRPVTA
- the odhB gene encoding 2-oxoglutarate dehydrogenase complex dihydrolipoyllysine-residue succinyltransferase translates to MSILEMKVPSPGESITEVEIASWLVKDGDFVEKDQPIAEVDSDKATLELPAEQSGIITLKAEEGDVVQVGQVVCLIDMSADKPEESSAPKTENAEAPKAEEKVVEKPAIIQEQKAEKPASYATGTPSPAAKKILDEKGVDAAQVSGSGRDGRITKQDAETAAVPAMGSASSTGGSRAISKTKLSMLRRKLAARLVSVKNETAMLTTFNEVDMSEIFRIRKQYKDEFAQKHGVGLGFMSFFTKAVTRALQMYPDVNASIDGDFKNNYEFCDISIAVSGPKGLMVPILRNAENMTFRGVEANIKSLADKVREGNISVDEMTGGTFTITNGGVFGSMLSTPIINPPQSAILGMHNIIQRPVAVDGQVVIRPMMYVALSYDHRIIDGRESVGFLVAVKEAIDNPVEILMGGDERKALEL